A stretch of DNA from Kitasatospora kifunensis:
CGGCGAGCAGAGCTCCGCGTCGTCCGAATCCGGCACTGGCCGGGCGGGCGGGATCCTGCGCGTTTTCCGGTTCGGTGGGCATACGGCTATTGGAGACGATAGAACACCTGTCATGCAAATGCCGCCTGCTCAAAGTGTGTTGAGCCTCCATAAGATCCGACCGACGAGGCCGCGGGCGGTGCTGGTGCGCCTGTCGGCGCTGGTCGCGGCGGTGGCGCTGGCGGCCACCGGGTGCTCCTCCTCCTCGGGTTCGGCGTCCGCCGACGCGAAGCACCCGGCCGGAACCGTGCTGCGGGTGCCTCAGGACTTCCACACGGTGCAGCAGGCGGTGGACGTCGCCCGCTCGGGGGACACAGTGCTGATCGGCTCGGGTGTGTACCGGGAGAGCGTGCAGGTCACCAAGCCCGACGTGGTGCTGCGCGGCACGGACCGCAACGCGGTGGTCTTCGACGGCGGGGTGCGACTGGTCAACGGCATCACCGTGACCGGCGCGGGCTCGGTGGTGGAGAACCTCACCGTGCGCGACTACCTCGCCAACGGCGTGCTGTTCACCGGCGTCACCGACCAGAAGTTGCAGCAGCGCGGGGCCGGCGGCTCGGCGTACAACCCCTTGGACACCACCCGCTTCCCGGCCGTCCAGGGTTTCCGGGCGACCCGGGTGACCTCGTACGACAACGGCTTGTACGGCATCTACGCGTTCGACGCGCACGGCGGTGTGATCGAGGACTCCTACGCCTCCGGGCAGGCCGACTCGGGCATCTACGTCGGCCAGTGCCGACCCTGCGACACCCTGGTCCGCGGGAACACCATGGCGCAGAACGCGGTCGGCATCGAGATCACCAACGCCTCCGAGGGCGTCTCGGTGCTGGGCAACCTGGTCACCGGCAACCGGGTCGGTGTCACCATCAACTCCAACGACCAGGAGGCGCTCGCCCCGCAGCACGGCGCGGTGCTCGCGGGCAACGTGATCACCGACAACAACGCCGCCGACACGCCCGAGCAGGCGGACGGCGGCTTCGGGATCGGGATCGGCATCGGCGGCGGCACCGGGGACCGCGTGCAGCGCAACCTGGTCCAGGGCAACACGGCGGTCGGGGTGATCATCACCGACCCGCCGGGGCACCCGGCGAGTGGCGACCAGGTCAGCGGCAACCGGGTCACCGGCAACGGCGAGGACCTGGTGCTGGCCGCCGCCGATCCCAGCAACTGCTTCAGCGGCAACCAGCCGACCACCCAGAACCCGGCCGGACTGGAGGGCCTGGCGGGCTGCGGGGCGAACGGGCGGGGCACCCTGCCGAGCGGTCAGACGGCCTCGGTGCAGGCTCCGCCCGGTGTTCCGTTCAACCAGGTGCCGGCGCCGCCCGCGCAGCCTTCCATGCCCGACCCGACGGTCGCGGCCAGCCCGGCGACCGGGTTGCCGGGAACCGTTGATCCGGACGCGTACCCGCTGCCCACGGACACCGGCGCGGTCCCGGCGACTCACTGACGTACCGTCATATCCTGATTGCGCCATGGGAGTTCATGCCTCAGTTGGCGCCCGTGTCCCACGGCGCCTCCGGGAGCTTGGCGTTGGCGTCGTGCCCGGTGAACTCCAGGGTGGTGGGGGTGCCCAGGCCCGGCATCCGCATCGTGACCCGGCGCAGGCCGCCGTTGCCGTCCACCCAGTAGGTCAGCGGCGACTTCCCGCCGTCGGGGCCGCTGCCCGGGGTGGTACCGGTGGCCCGCGGGCCGGAGATCTCGTCGTAGTCGCGGCCCTCGATCCGGTCGCGGCCCAACCAGCGGGCGCCGGACTGGGCGAGCAGCAGCGGGTTGTCCGGCCGGTCCGCTCCGAGCCCGATCAGCAGTTGGAGCCCGGCGTCCAGCGGATCGGTGGTGTAGGAGCGCGGCGACCAGCCCGAGCGGGGGATGTGCTCGGCCTGCTGCCAGGACGGGGTGCCGTCCAGCGCGGGGGCCAGGCCGAGGCCGTCGCTGTCCCAGACGATCAGGCCGTGGTCGAGCTGAGGGGCGGCGGTGGAGCCTGCCGCGCCGGACGAACCGGTGAACCCGGCCCCGGTGGTCTCGTAGCTCCCGACGGCGTGGTGCGTCCGGTAGTCCACCACCCCGCTGACCCGCAGCACCACGCCGCCGCCCTCGGTGGCGGTCAGGGTCACCGCCACGGGGCTGGCCTGGTACAGGTTCAGTCGCGACAGCGCCAGCCGGGAGGCCTCGTCCATCGTCACCGGCCGCTCGCCGCTGCCGCCGGACAGGCCCCGGTAGGCGGCCACGCCCCCCACCGCGGCGCCGCACACGGCGAGCGCGACCAGGGCCCGCAACCAGCGTGTCCGGCGCGGCGCGGGGCCGTCCTGGCTCGGCGCGGGGCCGACGGTCCTGGTCTTGCGAGCCATACTGTCTCCTTCTCTGATCGCTGTGGGTGTGGTCCGGCCCCGGCTGACCGGTCACGCAGTCGGGCGGGTTCGCCGGCCAGTGACCGGCGAACCCGCCCGATCCGGCCCCGGGATCACCGGTGCCGGCCGCCCCTCGCGGGGCCGCGGCCTAGGGCCTGTCGTCAAACCCCCTTCTGCTCGGCGACGCCATGCACGCACTCTCGCCGCACCGGGCACAGGCCCAAGTACGTCCAGTACGAGGGCCCGCGCCCGGCACGCCGAGAGCACGCACCTGACGCCGCCAAGCCGCCCTGCGGGCGAACGAAGGGGGTTTGACGACAGGCCCTAGCCGCGCTGTGCCGAGGCCTTGCGCCTGCGGGTCAGCACGAGCGTCGCGGCGCCGATCGCGGTGAACGCGGCGCCACCGACCAGGGCCAGCGGAACCTCCTCGCCCATGCCGGTGAAGGCCAGGTGCGAGCCGGGCGGGGAGCCCGGGCCCGGCACGACCGGTGCCGGCGTGGTCGGTGCCGGTGTGGTCGGGGCGGGCGTCGGTGCCGGGGTCTGGCCCGGCGTCGAGGTCGGCGTCGGTGTCGGGGTCTGGCTCGGCGTCGGCGTGGGGGTCGGCGTGGGCGTGGGGGTCGGCGTGGGCGTGGGCGTCGGGGTGACGATCTTCTGGTTGACCGCCGTCACCGAGACCCCGGCGGTGAGGTTGTCGGCCGTCAGAACCAGCGGCCCGAAGACCGTCGAGTCCGGCGCGGTGTAGCCCGCGGGCGGGCTGACCTCCTGCCAGTAGTACGTCCCCACCGTGCCGCTGCCCTGGCAGATGCCGTCGGCCCCGGTGGTGCAGACGTCACCCACCTTGGTGTCCGGCTTCGACCCGCCGGTCTGCAGGCCGCCGGTGCCGTTGCTCTCCTCCCACAGTTGGAACTTGGCCCCGGCTAGCGCGTTGCCGTCCTGGTCGTGCTTGACCACGCGCAGCACGCCCTCCTGCT
This window harbors:
- a CDS encoding right-handed parallel beta-helix repeat-containing protein, with the protein product MLVRLSALVAAVALAATGCSSSSGSASADAKHPAGTVLRVPQDFHTVQQAVDVARSGDTVLIGSGVYRESVQVTKPDVVLRGTDRNAVVFDGGVRLVNGITVTGAGSVVENLTVRDYLANGVLFTGVTDQKLQQRGAGGSAYNPLDTTRFPAVQGFRATRVTSYDNGLYGIYAFDAHGGVIEDSYASGQADSGIYVGQCRPCDTLVRGNTMAQNAVGIEITNASEGVSVLGNLVTGNRVGVTINSNDQEALAPQHGAVLAGNVITDNNAADTPEQADGGFGIGIGIGGGTGDRVQRNLVQGNTAVGVIITDPPGHPASGDQVSGNRVTGNGEDLVLAAADPSNCFSGNQPTTQNPAGLEGLAGCGANGRGTLPSGQTASVQAPPGVPFNQVPAPPAQPSMPDPTVAASPATGLPGTVDPDAYPLPTDTGAVPATH